The Microterricola viridarii genome segment CAGCCAGCTAGGGGCGCGCTGCCGGGTCGCTCGCGCGAACGTACGCCGAGAACGGGCGGATGCCGCTAGCCGGAGACGGCCGTTCTTCCTGCGGCAACACTTGACGGACGGCGCTCTGTGAGCTGGTCAGTGAACGAAAAGCGTCCGCGCCCTATCGCCAACGGAATCGGGGAACGCGCATATTAGTCTCGTCCGCGCGCCTTGTCAACACCAATTTGAAACTTGTGGTAGACTGTCAGATGGGCACGCGTTACTTAACGCAAGAATGCCTCGTCCGCAGGAACGGGCGAGGCTTCTGCTCTTTAATTTCGAGAGAAAGAAAGAACCATTTCAACTAACTTCAACATTACCCGCAAGGGGCTGACGGTGCAAATCTCAACTGAAGTTTGCATCATTGCTCTCATCATCCTCCTCGCTATGTTCTTCCCGACGGAATCAGAGTTTCTCATCGGAATCTTGACGGCGCTGGTTCACTAACGATGCACGCATGTGGCGGCCAGTCGTCGCCACATGCGGTCGCGTCGTCGACTGCCGGCCTGAATCCCCGGCAAAGGCTCCCGTCGCGCGCATGTCCAATACCTGGGCTGCCCGGCACTCGACAGCCACGAATGCACCTGCGACTTCGCTGAACGCCATGCTGCGGATGGACCAATCAAATGGACTTGACCACGACATCGGCACGACAGCACCACTGATGGCCGCTGAGCTTCAGAGCGACCAGCACGGGCCTGCGGAGGTTTCCCGAATCTTCGCCGGCACCAAGGAGTACTGCTTGAAGTGCATGGCCCACGGCCATATCTTGCGCCAAAGCGGTGCCCACCGACTGCTTTCGCGGGGTTGCACGAAATGCCCGGCGGACGAAAGAGTGCTGGCTGGCCTGGATGATGCGTAAATGCACACGCGAACAACCCGCGGGCAGTTTGAGACAGCCAGCTTTCGAGAGAGGGGCCGCACAACTTCGAGGTTCCCCAATGCCTAACCAGCTTCGGTGGACGATGTCTCGAGACCGCGGTTGGCTGCCAGCGAAGTGCTCGACGCACCAGTTGCACAGCTGGCGACAGCAAGGGCGGGCCTGCGCAAGTTCAGCGGGCCAATGAGGTGGACAACGATAGGGTGCAGGGAGCGCCAGAGACGCCAAGGTTCGGGGGAAATCAGTGCCGTACATCTACACCTTCAGGAATGCCTCAACTAACGAGTTTTATGTCGGTATCGGCGAGAGTCTGCAGAGGCCGTGGGGGGTTCACACGTCAGAAGTGGACGCCCTTCGGGATGCGGCAGAGACTGTCGTTCGCATCAGCGACCGACAGTTCGATACTCGACGTGACGCGGAGATGGCCGAGGCCGTCGCGATTCACGTCGCGACGGAAGGCGCGATGCGGGTCCTCAACACATCCCAAGCGCAACAGTCGGCAGTCTTCGTCCCCGCGCTCGTTTCGCGGGAGGGTGATGTTCGATTCACCGAGTTACGGAAAACAGTCGTTGTCGTTGTCGGTCTAGATTCGCTCGATGTTCGACCGACTATTCATGGGGAAGGCCGCAATCGACCTTCGCTTCAAGAGCAAGGCAGTGGTGGCCTATTGCGGACACTGTCCGCAGTGGCGGAGTCGATGTCACCCATTTGCTCATGGTTGCGAAAGGGAATGGTCGAGTTCTCGGTGACTGGGAGCTCGCTGCTCTCGAGGACTGGATTCCGGAGCCGCGCACGTTCACTTTCAAGAGTGATGCTGACAATGACTCGCGTGGGTATCTCGGAAAAACGCTCAAGTACGAAGGGGTGACCGTCGGGGATAGAGGAAGCTACAGCCTCGACCAGCGCGCCGGCGGAAAACGCTAGTCGGTTATCGCGGCGGGCAGAGGACGCGAGTCAGCCAGAGCAGGACCCGAATAAGTTGTGGGCGAACAAGGCCGAGGGACGCAGTGACCGAGAGTACAAGCGATGCAAGCACCTGGACCTGGATGACGGACGACGCTCTAGTGCATCCGACGGATGACCCAAGGTCCCGTTACTTCGAGCGCACCGCGTTTGTCGAGACGATGGCGGCCGCTATGGGGCGAGCTCGAGGTCAGAGCGATTCATCTGTGTTCGGGCTCATCGGCGCTTGGGGCTCCGGAAAGACGACCGTCATCGCTTCGCTTGAGGAGCAGTTGAGCTCGGCGGGATGGAGAATCCATAACTTCAACCCCTGGCTCTACAGCGATGCGGACTCATTGAGGTGGGGATTTCTCTCGGAACTTCGTGACGTCGTTCCCCCCGGCGACAGATGGGCAGACTCCCACGCGAACATTGACCGGCTGAGTCGTGCAATTGTGCCGATTGCAAAGTTGGCGAACGTTCTTGGCCCAGATTTCGGCGGCGCAGCTGAACATCTCTTCAACCCGGAGCGTGTCAGCGCGACCAAGCTACGCGAGACGGTCGCGGAGCAGCTTGTCGAGCTGCTGGAGCCAGTCCTTATTGTGCTCGACGATTTGGACCGGCTTAGTTCAGCGGAGCTTCTTGAAGTCTTCAAGTTGGTCCGATTTGTTGGACGGCTCCCGAACATCTATTACTTGCTCTGTTACGACGAGAAGACACTCATTGACTTGCTTGAGAACACCGACCTCGTGGGCGCGCGCCACTCACGTAGAGCATTGGACTATCTCGAAAAGATAGTCCAGCTGCGCTTTGACATCCCACCGATGAGAACTGACCTGGTCATGCAGCTGTTTGAAGAGGCGCTCCGAGGAGTCGTGACGAAGTCCGGCGCGACTCTAACTGCTCGAGACGAAAGTCAACTATCCGAGCTCCTTCAGACTGGGTTCATTGAGCGACTTACAACGCCTCGTGCAATCAAGCATTTCTTTGCTCAGCTTGAGGCGTTTCTGCCTTCTGTCGCCAACGAGGTCAACACATTCGACTTCGTACTCCTGAGCTGGGTTCGAACATTCGAGCCACGTCTGTACGGGATTATTCAGTCTGAGCGGAAATTCTTCTCGAGTGGGGATATCGGGTATGAGGCCGACGAGAATCTTCGTGCTGACAAGCGTAGGCAGAAATTAGAGGACCTGTTCTCAACCGCGGAGATTGACGATGCTCATCAGGAGACCGTCTTGACGGTGGTTCGGGCACTCTTCCCGGCAGTCGGAGCTATCTGGGCACGTGCCAGCATCGGCGACTATGGACCGCGAGGCGCGCGAAAGGTTGCTGATGAATTCTACTTCGACCGATACTTCAACTTCGGCGTGCATCATGATGACCTCCATGACGCAACAGTGCGATTGGTGCTCGAAAACCTAGATAGCCCTGACCAGGTGCGATTGCAGATTGAGGATGTCGAACGGCACGTTGTGACGGAACCGCGCCGAACGATTCAGAAGCTTAATGCGGAACGCGAAACGACTTCCGAACGTTCAGTGAGTCTGGCCCGGTGGGTACTCAAGCTGTATCCCAATCTCCCTTTAGGACACGGCTGGGCCTCCGCGCGCGACCAGATTTCACATTTCATCGCAGAAGTGCTCGTGGACGTCACCAACGAACAGTTGCCCCTCCTCGTGGACGAAGCATTTTCCTGCGGAGCGGAAACTGTCTACCTGATGTTCGACGCAACACGCATCCTGACTGGAAGAAGTATTGGCGGAATGGACGAGGTACGAGATTGGAATGAAAAGGGGCAAACTCTTGAACTCGATTTCTTAGAACGACTGAATGCGTTCGTCGCGCTTCACACCGAGAGACCGTTTGATGAGCTCGAACCCAACGTTTGGGAACTCATCAAGCTGTGGGGAGCTGTCGAGCGGAACGGCCCGAAACCGCACGTACAGAAGCACATTGAGAACAAGACGTGGTCGGCATTGGACGTGCTGTCCGCTCTGGTGAGCACTTCCCCTTCCGAGGCAGAAGAACTGGGAAAACTCGAGCGGTTAGATTTGCAGTGGGCATCCAGCTATCTCGATGTCGGACAAGCGATAGAAGCGCACGCCGGCGAAATCACTGAGTCACGCAGCGTCAGGGAATTGCAAGGCCAGCCCGCAACATCCGCAAACAAGCGTTCATTCGTTTTGGCTCATTTGAGCCAGGTACAGCATCAGGCCATCCTGACGGCCGCCCTCCAGATGGCCGCAGGTAGAAACGGTTAGAAGCGGCAAGAGAGAACCCTCGGGGCCAGGAAGTCTTATACCTGGAGCGCCCATCCCGCGCCCCGCCACTTCGCGAACAGCCCCCTGAATCCCGCTCACGCTTTCGCGCACCGCTGACGGTAAGGCAACCGTTCTCTGGCACGTGCAGTGGACGGTGACCCCGGAAGCCAACGGGTCTCAACCAAAACGAGAAAATCTGTGATGACCTGCAATCAGCGACTCCAGCAAAGACGTGGTCTCATTCTGGGAAGAAAGTCTCATCTAGCTCAAGAAGTGACACTGGAGCGCATCTCCCTCGGAGGCTGTTGGCGGGCTATGCGTCCATCCGCAGCTGCGCGCCGAGGCTGTGCGCGAATGCGCGCATCTCGGATTGGAGTTCGGCCCAGCGGGCCGGCGTGACATTGATCGGTTCGAAGCCGAGCCCGCGCAGCCGGCCGCCGGCGGAGACCGCCTGAACCAGGGCGAGCTCATCGCCGACGATGATGGAGCAACCATCCAACAAGGCCCGCGGAGTGATCGGGTCGCCGTCCAAGTGCCCACCCAAGGCGGTCAGGCCGATGCAGGCGGCTACCTCGTCCAACGGGGGTGCCTGCTCGACGTTCTCCAGGTCGGCGCCGGGTGCCACGACGATCAGATCCTCGGTCGGCCCGATCAGGGCAGGGCCCGCCCCGGTTGCGGGCACCGGTGTGGAGCCACGGTGGGGAACGAGCCGGCCCGGGTCATCGCGGGGGGCCGGTGCGATCTGGAGCAACGGGGTGAGGATGGAGCCCGCCGGCGGCAACACAACAGGGTGTGCACTCAACTTCAGGATGAACTCCAGCAAGTCATAGAACCGTGTCGGACTGTCCCGCCCGGGGCGCCCTTGCAGGAGGCGTGCCGTGGCATTGCGCGCCGGTTCCTCCGCCATGACCAGGCCCCAAACCGAGCAGAGCACGGCCGGTTCATTGCGGCGATCATCGGACTTGACCCTCCACGGATACGGCCCCCAGTGCGCATCCGGTGAGTACCGGCGCACCATCTCGAACAGGTAGTGCGCGAAGGGCTCGGCCGCATACGTGGCGCGCAAACTCTCCGTTGGACCGGTGAGGCCGAGGAACTGCGCATACGAGGACGACGCGCCTTCGGCGATGCCGGGAAAGCCAGCCCGCCACTGCTGAACATGCCATTCCCAGAGCGGGACCAGGCTGGCATGGCTGCCATCCATCAATTCGATTGGCCCACCGGTCGCGGCCATGTGATGGGCGAGGTCCACCAAACGAATCGGACCGCGTTGGATCACATGCTGCAGATAGCGCTCGGCATCGGCCCCGGGAACGTCAAACATAAACATGGTCTGCTCTTCTGCTTCGGCCAATGAATCTCAAGCGGGATCCCGCTGCTCGGGGCGCATCAAGGATGCGACTTCGAGCGTCCAATCTTGGCGGCCTCAGCACTCGCAACACAAGACCACCCGCCTTCGATCTCGGCTGCAACCGGATCCGCGCTCCGACCCTTGCGCAGCTACCGCTCGGCCACATCTCACTCCGGTTGAATCCCTCGCACCGCCCTGCGGCTGGCCCTGCCCCCGCTGAGCTGGGCGAAAGCAGGCCACTTCCGGCCAAATGCGCGCGAGCGGCCGCGGATGGCGCGAGAATCAGGGTGGCAGAATCCGTCACCGAGCGCGCATGAGGAACCCGTGGACACAACTCACACCGAGGCCTTGAGCGGGCTGAGCGCGGCGGATGTCGCGGAACGCATCGCGGCGGGGAAGACCAATGCGTTCACGCCGGATTCCAGCCGGAGCGCGTGGAACATCGTGCGCGCCAACGTGTTCACGCTGTTCAACGGCATCGTGTTCGCCTGCTTCTTCGTGCTCTTCCTCGTGGGGCGCTGGCAGGACGCCCTGTTCGGATTCGCGGCGTTCGCGAACGCGATCATCGGCTCCGTCCAGGAGTTTCGCGCGAAGGCGGCGCTCGACCGGCTGGCGCTGCTGAGTGCGCCGCACGCCCGCGTGCTGCGCGCCGGCGCGGAGGCGGAGATCGCGCCGGGCGAGGTCGTGCTGGACGACCTGCTCGTGCTCCGCGCGGGCGATCAGGTGCCCGCCGATGCCGAGATCCTCGGTGCACGCGGGCTGCAGATCGACGAGTCCATGCTCACCGGGGAGTCCGACCCCGTCGACAAGCACCCGGGCGCCGAGGCACTCTCCGGGTCCGTCGTCGTCGCGGGAGAGGGCTCGGCCCGGGTGACGCGCGTCGGCGCCGACTCCTACGCCAACCGCTTCGCCGGTGAGGCGAAGCGGTTCTCGCTCGTCTCCAGCGAGTTGCGCAGCTCGATCAACCGGGTGCTGAAATGGGTGAGCTGGGGCATCGGCCCCATCAGCCTGCTCGTTTTCAACGCCCAGGTCATGGTGGCCGGGGGCTATGCGACCGCATTCACGACCGGTGCCTGGGTGCAGGCGGTCGTCAACACGATCGCGTCGGTGACCGCGATGATCCCGCTCGGCCTCGTGCTGATGACGAGCATCGCCTTCGCGGTCGGCGCGACGAAGCTCGCCCGCCGGCAGGTGCTCGTCAACGAGCTGCCCGCCGTGGAGGGCCTCGCCCGCGTCGACATGATCTGCCTCGACAAGACCGGCACGCTCACCGTCGGTGAGATCGCCTTCGACCAGGCGCACCCCCTCGCGGAGGCCCCCGGCGCCCAGCACGGTGACGGGCCCGGCGACTGGCAGGGCGCACTCGCGTGGTACGCGGCATCCCCCGACGCGAACGCCACCGCCCGCTCCATGCGCGCCGCGTACCCGGTCGACTCCGCCCGCAGCACCGCCGGCTACATCCCGTTCTCGTCCGCTCGCAAGTGGAGCGCCGTCTCCTTCGACGGCGCCGCCGAGACCTGGGTGATGGGCGCCCCGGAGATGGTGTTCGGGGATGCCGCAAGCTCGGCCTCGACCGAGCTCGGCCGCACGGTGACCAGCCTGGCCGAGACCGGGCGCCGCACGCTGGTGCTCGCCCGCGCCGGCGAGGCTCTGACGGAGGCGGACGTGCAGGCGGAGCGCCTGCCGGCGGATCTGACGCCGACGGCGGTGCTCACGTTCCGCGAGCAGGTGCGGCCCGATGCCGCGCAGACGCTCGAGTACTTCCGGCAGCAGGGCGTCGGCATCCGCATCATCTCCGGCGACAACCCGCGCACCGTCGCCGCCATCGCCCGCGAGATCGGCATCGACGTCGCCGAGGGCTTCGACGCCCGGGCGCTCCCTGAGGAGGAG includes the following:
- a CDS encoding KAP family P-loop NTPase fold protein, yielding MTESTSDASTWTWMTDDALVHPTDDPRSRYFERTAFVETMAAAMGRARGQSDSSVFGLIGAWGSGKTTVIASLEEQLSSAGWRIHNFNPWLYSDADSLRWGFLSELRDVVPPGDRWADSHANIDRLSRAIVPIAKLANVLGPDFGGAAEHLFNPERVSATKLRETVAEQLVELLEPVLIVLDDLDRLSSAELLEVFKLVRFVGRLPNIYYLLCYDEKTLIDLLENTDLVGARHSRRALDYLEKIVQLRFDIPPMRTDLVMQLFEEALRGVVTKSGATLTARDESQLSELLQTGFIERLTTPRAIKHFFAQLEAFLPSVANEVNTFDFVLLSWVRTFEPRLYGIIQSERKFFSSGDIGYEADENLRADKRRQKLEDLFSTAEIDDAHQETVLTVVRALFPAVGAIWARASIGDYGPRGARKVADEFYFDRYFNFGVHHDDLHDATVRLVLENLDSPDQVRLQIEDVERHVVTEPRRTIQKLNAERETTSERSVSLARWVLKLYPNLPLGHGWASARDQISHFIAEVLVDVTNEQLPLLVDEAFSCGAETVYLMFDATRILTGRSIGGMDEVRDWNEKGQTLELDFLERLNAFVALHTERPFDELEPNVWELIKLWGAVERNGPKPHVQKHIENKTWSALDVLSALVSTSPSEAEELGKLERLDLQWASSYLDVGQAIEAHAGEITESRSVRELQGQPATSANKRSFVLAHLSQVQHQAILTAALQMAAGRNG
- a CDS encoding cation-translocating P-type ATPase, producing the protein MARESGWQNPSPSAHEEPVDTTHTEALSGLSAADVAERIAAGKTNAFTPDSSRSAWNIVRANVFTLFNGIVFACFFVLFLVGRWQDALFGFAAFANAIIGSVQEFRAKAALDRLALLSAPHARVLRAGAEAEIAPGEVVLDDLLVLRAGDQVPADAEILGARGLQIDESMLTGESDPVDKHPGAEALSGSVVVAGEGSARVTRVGADSYANRFAGEAKRFSLVSSELRSSINRVLKWVSWGIGPISLLVFNAQVMVAGGYATAFTTGAWVQAVVNTIASVTAMIPLGLVLMTSIAFAVGATKLARRQVLVNELPAVEGLARVDMICLDKTGTLTVGEIAFDQAHPLAEAPGAQHGDGPGDWQGALAWYAASPDANATARSMRAAYPVDSARSTAGYIPFSSARKWSAVSFDGAAETWVMGAPEMVFGDAASSASTELGRTVTSLAETGRRTLVLARAGEALTEADVQAERLPADLTPTAVLTFREQVRPDAAQTLEYFRQQGVGIRIISGDNPRTVAAIAREIGIDVAEGFDARALPEEEEELAEVLEQHTVFGRVTPEQKKRMVTALQSRGHTVAMTGDGVNDALAIKTADIGIAMNSGSPATKAVARLVLLDGQFSHLPDVVAEGRQVIANIERVSMLFLTKTAYATLLAILFGALVLEFPFLPRQLSITDGLTIGIPAFFLALMPNAARYMPGFLRRSLSFAIPAGIVIALGLTWYTFVAQGIGVSPEQLRTGATIILALVGIWVLAVLSRPLNRYKVLVVGAMFVGLVLVFTIPAARAFFELVDPGEELAIALTGITIVMVACIEVVRLVHRRLLSAASAPTGATPLTTGQPGVRPSVTGRVATTIVAVLAYATGFLSTGIGILVLLSRYEGESDERLALSVVGAAIALLGLLTVALAAGLRRGSGLSRLLISIFLGILALLSVIVVVSSDRWDWGATATAVGAALLIVLLWTPPVARGFRQIRDSSMTDLPRAN